CAATTGGAAAGCCGACATTTCCGGCATAGGCTTCAAATAAAATTCCGGAATAATAACTCATATGGCTGACAATGGTAAAATCAAATTTTACAAAGTCCCTTAAGCCATAGTCTGTGATTACCTCCCACAATTCCTTCAGTTCTATCAAGGATTCCTTTCCATAGCCATCCTCAACGATATCAAGTGCTTTACCAATTACCTCATTACCGCCCCTCAATTCCAGCAGCTGAAGCAGTCGCTGCTTATCAATGGAGGATAGAGAATAGGAGTTTACTTGCTCACGATAACCAACAAAATTCTTTTCATATAAAAAACGTCTAAGTGCATTGGCACGTCCATTTGTTCCTAAGATTTGCTTAAATAATTCTTGTGCAAATCCAATATGTCCAACTGATACTTGAAATTGGCTAAGCCCTGCCTTCTTTAAAGATGAAACAAGCAATGCGATTACCTCACCATCGCTTGAAACGGTATCATCATTAATGTACTCTACACCGATTTGCTCAAACTCTGCCGGTCTGCCGCCTTCACGCTGCTGTGCCCTGTATACATTTCCGGCATATGCCAAGCGAAGCGGGAGGTCATTTTCTAACAGACGCGAGGCTGCCACCCTGGCAATCGGAGCCGTCATATCCGGACGAAGCACTAGGGTATGCCCATCTTTATCAAGTAATTTGAAAAGCTCCGGGTCAAGTATGGCGGAGGCTGTTCCAACGGTTTCATAGTATTCTAAAGTAGGTGTGTCAATAAATTGATATCCCCACTGTTTAATTGAGTCTTCCATAAGGGTACGAACACGGTGTTTCTTTTCATATAATTCTGGAAGCGTATCTCTCATGCCTAAAGGCTTTTCAAACATAAATAAACGGCTCATCCAAATCATCCTTTATTTTCAGAATCCTTTAGTTCGCTAATGTGCTAATAAATTAAAGTTTACCTTTTTGTTTAATTTTCGTCAACTGATAACTATAATCCCGCACAAACCAATATTATGTAAAAAAAGCCAGGTTACAAAAACCCAGCCTCTGTTATTCGTTATTCTTTTTCCCATAAATCGGATCTTCGGCCCAGCGTTTTTCCATTTCTTCTTTTGAATAGATGATCCGCATCGGGTTGCCGCCAACGAATGCACCTGCTGGGACATCTTTATGAACAAGTGTCCCAGCGGAAACAATGGCTCCGTCACCAATACGTACCCCTGGAAGGATGGTTGAATTCGCACCAATCATCACTTCACTGCCAATATCAACAGGTCCAAGGCGGTACTCTTTTATCAAATATTCATGAGCAAGTATGGTTGTATTGTATCCAATAACCGTGTTTCGTCCGACACTGATTTTCTCAGGAAACATTACATCAAGCATGACCATTAAGGCGAAGGAAGTCTGATCTCCCACCCTCAGTCCTAAGAAAGTACGATAAAGCCAATTCTTCATCCCTAGAAATGGGGTGTAACGGGCAAGTTGGATCACCATGAAATTTTTCACAACTTTCCAGAATGGAACGGTTTTATAGACATGCCACAAGGAGTTTGCCCCTTCAACAGGGTAGCGGGTGGTGTTCCTCATTCTTATCCCTCTCCGAGAATACTTAATAAATCCGTCATGTTTTCTAACATGAAATCTGGTTCATATTTTGCCAGATACTCTCTTCCTTTTATGGACCAAGCAACACCAGCTGTTTTCGTACCAGCATTTTTGCCGGCCAGCACGTCGTGAAAATTATCTCCTACCATTAAGGCTTCCTCTGGCTTTGAACCTAATTTTTCAAGTGCTAAGAATATAGGTTCGGGATCTGGCTTCACTTTTTTCACATGATCGTAAGCAATCATAACATCAAAATAGGAATCAAGTTTCATCAAGCGAAGACCTTTAAAAGCTACATCCTCACGTTTCGTCGTCACGATTGCTAGCTTATAACCCTTTTTCTTTAATGTCTCTATTGTTTCCATAACACCTACAAATTCTTTCACCAGTGCATCGTGATTTGCAAGATTGTAGGTGCGGTATTCTAAGACCATTTCCTCGACTCGGTCGGGATCCATTTTCCCAAAAACATCGTGAAGGGTTGGGCCTAGAAACGGTAAGACATCCTCCCGGGTGTATTTGCCTGGATAGTATTTTTCAAGTGTGTGTAAATAAGTAGAAATGATTAATTCATTGGTATCAATTAACGTTCCATCTAAGTCAAATAGTATCGTATTTATATTACTTTTCATAAGTTGGTTCTGCTTCCTTTCTACTCAAGATGCCTGACCGTTTCCAAAAGAACCCGACAATCAATGTCAGTGCGATAGCCACACCAATACGAATTAAAAAGAGCGGCCAGACTGGGATTCCAAGTGGGATAAAGATTAGCGTATCTTCCACAACTGCGTGGCAGGCCATTAGAAAAATAAAAGCGAGCGTTAAATCCCTTTTACTCACTCCATCTTCCTCCACTGCCTGAATCACTACTCCTGCACCATAGGCGAGCCCAAATAACAAACCCGCAGCCATGGTCGTAGAAGTATTTTCATTCATCCCTAGACTCTTCGTTATGGGAGACATCCCATTTGAAAACTTCTTTAGCCATTGCAAGTCTTTTAAAATTTGAATAACGATCATCAACGGGATGACAATCATCGATAATTGCAGAATTCCTAGTCCCGCTTTTTCAATCGCTGCGAGTAAAATCGAACCAATTCCCGAAATTTGTTCATCACTTTTTGCTTGAATCATGCCATATTGGGCAGTCTCGCTGCCTCCCTGCCATACTAAGTTGATTATGATTGCAGAAGCAAACGCAAGTCCCAGTCTTGTTACGAGGACCAGCCAAAGCTTTACGCCCACTTTCATAGCAACGCCCGATTCTACAATTAAATTATGAGAAAATGAGAGCATAACAGCTAAAATAAATACTTCTTTTACAGAAAAATCCAGGGTTAGGATAGCACCAATCGCCGCATATAGATTGAGGAAGTTCCCCAAGACGAGCGGTATTGCAGCATCTCCTGACAAGCCAAGCAATTTCATCATTGGTGAAATTGCCTCAATTACCCATGGTAGGACGGGGCTATACTGCAGCAAAGCCACAATCAGGGTTACTGGAAAAATAATTTTCCCCAAGGTCCATGTTGTTTTGATCCCCACCTGAAAACCCTTTTTAATTGAGTTAATCATTTCTCCGATTTCTCCTTCTTAGTGCGTTAAAGCTTGATTGTTTTTGTCTAAGTATCTGTCTTTTGCTAGATTCTTCTTTCTACGGTAAATCAGGATTAATACAGCACCTATAATTAAAGCGATTGAGATGGATTGTGCCATCCTCAGTCCGCCTAGCATTAAACTATCTGTTCTTAAGCCTTCTATGAAGAAACGACCAACAGAATACCAAATTACATAAGTTAGAAATAGCTCCCCGCGGCGAAGGTTCACACGTCTAAGCATTATTAAGATAGCAAATCCAACGATATTCCAAATAGACTCATATAAGAAGGTCGGGTGATAATAGGCACCATTAATATACATTTGATTAATGATAAATTCAGGCAGCTGGAGGTTTTCGAGGAAAGTCCTAGTGACTTCACCTCCGTGTGCTTCCTGATTCATGAAATTTCCCCACCGGCCGATGGCTTGACCTAAAATAATACTTGGTGCAGCAATATCGGCAATTTTCCAAAACGAAATCCCACGTTTTTTAGCAAAAACATAGGCTGTTACAACGGAACCAATTAGTGCTCCATGGATAGCAATGCCGCCATTCCAAATCTGAATGATTTGACCTGGATGCTGTGAATAATAGCCCCATTCAAAAATAACATAATATAATCGTGCAGAAAGGATGGCAATAGGGATTGCCCAAAGCATTAAGTCTGCAAAGGTATCCTTTGGAAGTCCCCGCTTATCGCCTTCTCTAATAGCAAGAAAAAGTGCCAATGCTAAACCGGATCCAATAATAAGACCATACCAATGTACTGAAATCGGTCCTAAGGAAAATGCGATTGGGTCAAGCGGCTGTATAGTTGAATTCATACCATGTCTCCTTTTTTAAATTATTCCTCGTGTTCTCCGTCCTCAATAACATCAGATAGGCGTTCTGTAAATTGCTGTGCAGCATTGACGCCCATTCTTTTTAGTCGATAGTTCATTGCGGCTACTTCAATAATGACAGCCAGGTTTCGGCCAGGACGGACCGGAACGGTGATTTTTGTAATCTCCGTATCAATGATTTTCATTTTTTCATCATCTAAACCTAGACGGTCATATTGCTTCGCGGCATCCCAAATTTCTAGGTTAATAACTAGCGTAATTCGTTTATTGCTGCGAACGGCGCCAGCTCCAAAAAGAGTCATGACATTAATAATCCCTAGTCCGCGAATTTCTAATAAATGCTCAATTAGATCTGGAGAGGTTCCAACAAGTGTATCTTGATCTTCCTGTCGAATCTCTACACAGTCATCAGCGACAAGTCTGTGCCCGCGTTTAACCAGCTCTAATGCTGTTTCACTTTTACCAACACCACTTTTCCCGGTAATTAATACCCCAATCCCATAGATGTCGACTAACACCCCATGTACAGCAGTGGTCGGTGCAAGCTTACTTTCTAAAAAGTTTGTTAACCGGCTTGAAAAACGTGTTGTTTTCATGTTAGATTGCAGCAATGGAACAGATTCACGTTCAGAGGCTTCGATAAGCTCCTTCGGGACCTCAAGTCCTCTAGTAACGATAATCGCCGGTGTAATGTCTGTGCATAACCGTTCCATTCTTGTTATCCGTTCAGATTGTGATAATTTCTCAAAAAAGGATAACTCTGTTTTTCCTAATAATTGGATTCGTTCAGCAGGATAATATTCGAAATATCCAGCCAATTCAATCCCCGGCCTAGAAATATCACTTGTAGTAATCGGACGATTTATTCCCTCTTCCCCGCTAACTAATTCCAAATGAAATCTTTCATGAATATCCTTTGTGCGTACCTTTGGCAAAAGTTTTCCTCCTTATCCGAAAAGCGGAAGCGCCTTGCACAGGGGCGACAGGCATAAGACAAGCCGGCGAAAAGGTTGTTCTATACCTTTTTGACGGATTGGCTTATGACCGAGGAAAAAGTGGTTTTTCATTTTCCCCCGAGCCCCTTGGCGCTGCAGCTAGACAGTCAACATGGCTTAACTAAATTAATTTCTTCTTATTTTAGCATTATTTAATTAATTTTCATAACCAAATGGAAGTTATTCGGTTTTTAATACAATCTGCATTAAATGGGAAAAATTAATAAGAATGAAACACTCAACTGGTATAGACAACTATTCCACACGAAGCTATAATAAACTCATAAAGGTACTATTTTTGAAATGGAGATGAAGATTTTGAGCCTACTTTTAATGGTTCATGGCAAGGCAGTTTTAGAAAATGAAGTAGCAGAATCTATCTATATTAATATTGAACATGGAAAAATCAAAGATATTGGTCCCATTGAAGCTCTTCCTTCCCATTTAAAAGATGTTGAGAAAATAGAAATTTCTAAGGACCAACATGTAGTTCCCGGTTTTATTGATGTCCATATTCATGGAGCTGCAGGTTCAGATACCATGGATGCGACGATAGAAGCGTTAGAAACAATGGCTAGAGCACTCCCGGCTGAAGGCACGACAAGCTTTTTAGCCACAACCATTACCCAAAAACACGAAAGTATCGAAAATGCTCTAAAAAATGCAGCACTTTACCTAAAAGGACACAATGACTCTGGTAAATCAGACATTCTCGGCG
This Neobacillus sp. YX16 DNA region includes the following protein-coding sequences:
- a CDS encoding nucleoside recognition domain-containing protein; amino-acid sequence: MINSIKKGFQVGIKTTWTLGKIIFPVTLIVALLQYSPVLPWVIEAISPMMKLLGLSGDAAIPLVLGNFLNLYAAIGAILTLDFSVKEVFILAVMLSFSHNLIVESGVAMKVGVKLWLVLVTRLGLAFASAIIINLVWQGGSETAQYGMIQAKSDEQISGIGSILLAAIEKAGLGILQLSMIVIPLMIVIQILKDLQWLKKFSNGMSPITKSLGMNENTSTTMAAGLLFGLAYGAGVVIQAVEEDGVSKRDLTLAFIFLMACHAVVEDTLIFIPLGIPVWPLFLIRIGVAIALTLIVGFFWKRSGILSRKEAEPTYEK
- a CDS encoding ATP phosphoribosyltransferase regulatory subunit, whose product is MSRLFMFEKPLGMRDTLPELYEKKHRVRTLMEDSIKQWGYQFIDTPTLEYYETVGTASAILDPELFKLLDKDGHTLVLRPDMTAPIARVAASRLLENDLPLRLAYAGNVYRAQQREGGRPAEFEQIGVEYINDDTVSSDGEVIALLVSSLKKAGLSQFQVSVGHIGFAQELFKQILGTNGRANALRRFLYEKNFVGYREQVNSYSLSSIDKQRLLQLLELRGGNEVIGKALDIVEDGYGKESLIELKELWEVITDYGLRDFVKFDFTIVSHMSYYSGILFEAYAGNVGFPIGNGGRYGLIEKFGKKASATGFAVRLDKLLEAMGPQDVTSTVECIFFSQERRKEAFQLAETMKAEGKKTVLQDINGVKNLDAYTKKFANTTFLIGGA
- the ppaX gene encoding pyrophosphatase PpaX; this translates as MKSNINTILFDLDGTLIDTNELIISTYLHTLEKYYPGKYTREDVLPFLGPTLHDVFGKMDPDRVEEMVLEYRTYNLANHDALVKEFVGVMETIETLKKKGYKLAIVTTKREDVAFKGLRLMKLDSYFDVMIAYDHVKKVKPDPEPIFLALEKLGSKPEEALMVGDNFHDVLAGKNAGTKTAGVAWSIKGREYLAKYEPDFMLENMTDLLSILGEG
- the hprK gene encoding HPr(Ser) kinase/phosphatase translates to MPKVRTKDIHERFHLELVSGEEGINRPITTSDISRPGIELAGYFEYYPAERIQLLGKTELSFFEKLSQSERITRMERLCTDITPAIIVTRGLEVPKELIEASERESVPLLQSNMKTTRFSSRLTNFLESKLAPTTAVHGVLVDIYGIGVLITGKSGVGKSETALELVKRGHRLVADDCVEIRQEDQDTLVGTSPDLIEHLLEIRGLGIINVMTLFGAGAVRSNKRITLVINLEIWDAAKQYDRLGLDDEKMKIIDTEITKITVPVRPGRNLAVIIEVAAMNYRLKRMGVNAAQQFTERLSDVIEDGEHEE
- a CDS encoding acyltransferase produces the protein MRNTTRYPVEGANSLWHVYKTVPFWKVVKNFMVIQLARYTPFLGMKNWLYRTFLGLRVGDQTSFALMVMLDVMFPEKISVGRNTVIGYNTTILAHEYLIKEYRLGPVDIGSEVMIGANSTILPGVRIGDGAIVSAGTLVHKDVPAGAFVGGNPMRIIYSKEEMEKRWAEDPIYGKKNNE
- the lgt gene encoding prolipoprotein diacylglyceryl transferase, which produces MNSTIQPLDPIAFSLGPISVHWYGLIIGSGLALALFLAIREGDKRGLPKDTFADLMLWAIPIAILSARLYYVIFEWGYYSQHPGQIIQIWNGGIAIHGALIGSVVTAYVFAKKRGISFWKIADIAAPSIILGQAIGRWGNFMNQEAHGGEVTRTFLENLQLPEFIINQMYINGAYYHPTFLYESIWNIVGFAILIMLRRVNLRRGELFLTYVIWYSVGRFFIEGLRTDSLMLGGLRMAQSISIALIIGAVLILIYRRKKNLAKDRYLDKNNQALTH